In the genome of Chloroflexota bacterium, one region contains:
- the priA gene encoding primosomal protein N', whose protein sequence is MGYAEVCVNSPIAQRRTFSYSVPPGLDIAVGQAVWVPFGPKVLQGVVFELADRPAVEETREIAGVIDSRPVLTPLQIQLARWISDYYLAPLFDAVALMLPPGFERKLIAFFQLSSKAQAVDADLLTPDEKRLMDLLETGVRVTLGAVEKAMGEKRASLALSRLLHQGLVTKTQELERIRVKPKVLPYLKLAVEAEDAQEAARKLARTAPKQAALLELLASRRLPVPRQEATREAGGTAAVVKALENKGLVLTEHVQILRDPLAYHSYPAAIPPALTVAQEEALRPIQGALRQSGKSGRTTFLLYGVTGSGKTEVYLRALAEAVSLGKRGIVLVPEIALTPQTIECFASRFPQRVAVLHSELTLGQQYDVWHRVREGDFDVVIGPRSAIFAPQPDLGLIVIDEEHEWTYKQQDQSPRYHAQQVALKLAELSGAVVILGSATPDVKSFYLAQTGAHRLLHLPGRITVRGESPLPEVEVVDMRQELKAGNRSIFSRSLTKAIAETLAAREQIILFLNRRGTATIVQCRDCGLVLRCSACDLPLTYHGREEMLVCHQCNRRKPVPTYCPACWSRNIKFLGLGTQRVEEEIAHAFPEARTLRWDWDVTRGKDSYQQILSQFRSHQADILIGTQMIAKGLDFPEVTLVGIISADTILHFPDFQSCERAFQLLSQVAGRAGRGASPGRVVVQTYAPEHYAIANGARHDYASFYRQEIAYRQQHGNPPFSRLASLVYYHANNEVCQRESKRLYHRLRERIDAESLDIGLVGPAPMFFRKVRGRFRWQIILRGSDPARLLAIMPLPQGWIVNIDPVGLL, encoded by the coding sequence GTGGGCTACGCTGAAGTTTGTGTCAACTCGCCGATAGCCCAGCGTCGAACCTTCAGCTACAGTGTTCCCCCAGGTCTGGACATCGCCGTTGGGCAAGCGGTATGGGTGCCCTTTGGTCCCAAAGTGCTTCAAGGCGTTGTCTTTGAATTAGCCGACCGCCCTGCGGTAGAGGAAACCCGAGAGATTGCCGGGGTCATCGATTCTCGCCCCGTGCTGACTCCGCTTCAGATTCAACTGGCCCGCTGGATAAGTGATTACTATCTAGCCCCTCTCTTTGATGCCGTGGCCCTGATGCTGCCCCCTGGATTTGAGAGGAAGCTGATCGCTTTCTTCCAGCTATCCTCGAAAGCCCAGGCAGTTGATGCCGACCTCTTGACTCCTGATGAGAAGCGGCTGATGGACCTCCTGGAGACGGGGGTCAGGGTTACTCTGGGAGCGGTGGAGAAGGCTATGGGCGAGAAAAGGGCCAGCCTGGCTTTGAGTCGCCTCCTGCACCAGGGGCTGGTCACCAAAACCCAGGAACTGGAGAGGATCAGGGTAAAGCCAAAGGTCTTGCCTTATCTCAAGCTTGCGGTGGAAGCTGAGGATGCCCAGGAAGCAGCCAGGAAACTGGCTCGCACCGCTCCAAAGCAGGCCGCTCTCCTCGAACTCCTGGCCAGCAGACGACTGCCCGTTCCCCGTCAGGAAGCGACCAGGGAGGCTGGTGGTACTGCCGCAGTCGTCAAAGCCTTGGAGAACAAAGGGCTGGTTCTCACTGAGCATGTCCAGATTCTGCGCGATCCCCTGGCATATCATAGCTACCCTGCCGCTATTCCTCCGGCCCTGACTGTCGCCCAGGAAGAGGCCCTTCGCCCCATTCAGGGCGCTTTAAGGCAATCTGGCAAGAGCGGCCGCACAACGTTCCTTCTCTACGGCGTCACTGGCAGCGGCAAGACAGAGGTGTACCTGCGTGCCCTGGCAGAGGCGGTCTCCCTGGGCAAGCGGGGTATTGTCCTCGTGCCTGAGATCGCTCTTACTCCCCAAACGATTGAATGCTTTGCCTCTCGCTTTCCGCAGCGCGTAGCTGTCCTTCACAGTGAGCTGACTCTGGGGCAGCAATATGATGTTTGGCACCGGGTAAGGGAAGGGGATTTTGACGTGGTTATCGGCCCCCGCAGTGCCATCTTCGCGCCACAACCCGACTTGGGTCTGATAGTTATTGACGAGGAGCACGAATGGACCTACAAACAGCAGGATCAGTCACCTCGCTACCACGCACAGCAGGTAGCCCTCAAGCTGGCGGAACTTAGCGGCGCTGTAGTAATCCTGGGTAGCGCCACCCCCGACGTGAAAAGCTTTTATCTGGCTCAGACCGGTGCCCATCGGCTGCTCCATCTTCCCGGGCGGATCACCGTCAGGGGAGAGTCGCCACTTCCCGAAGTAGAGGTAGTTGATATGCGCCAGGAGCTTAAGGCGGGTAATAGAAGTATCTTCAGCCGTTCACTGACCAAAGCCATCGCCGAGACGCTGGCAGCCAGGGAACAGATAATACTCTTTCTCAATCGCAGAGGGACTGCCACCATAGTCCAATGCCGGGATTGTGGTCTTGTCCTCCGGTGCAGTGCCTGTGACTTACCCCTCACTTATCATGGCCGTGAGGAGATGCTGGTATGCCACCAGTGCAACCGCCGCAAGCCAGTCCCGACCTATTGTCCGGCGTGTTGGAGCCGGAACATCAAGTTCCTGGGCCTCGGTACTCAGAGGGTGGAGGAAGAGATAGCCCATGCCTTTCCCGAAGCTAGGACACTGCGCTGGGACTGGGATGTCACCAGAGGGAAAGACAGCTACCAGCAAATTTTAAGCCAGTTTCGCTCCCATCAGGCCGATATCCTGATTGGCACGCAGATGATTGCCAAGGGGCTGGATTTTCCTGAAGTTACCCTGGTGGGGATTATCTCTGCCGACACTATTCTCCATTTTCCCGATTTTCAATCGTGTGAACGCGCCTTCCAGCTCCTCAGTCAGGTGGCGGGGAGAGCGGGACGCGGTGCTAGCCCAGGTCGAGTTGTGGTGCAGACCTATGCCCCGGAGCACTACGCTATTGCCAACGGTGCCAGGCACGACTATGCCTCCTTTTACCGCCAGGAGATAGCCTATCGGCAGCAACACGGGAACCCACCTTTTAGTCGATTGGCTTCGCTTGTCTATTACCACGCCAATAATGAGGTGTGCCAGCGGGAGTCAAAGAGGCTATACCATCGCCTGAGAGAGCGAATCGATGCCGAGAGCCTGGATATAGGGCTGGTCGGTCCCGCCCCCATGTTCTTCCGCAAGGTGCGCGGGCGATTCCGCTGGCAGATCATTCTTCGTGGCTCCGATCCGGCTCGCCTTCTGGCCATCATGCCTCTACCGCAAGGTTGGATCGTCAACATCGACCCGGTGGGCTTACTGTAA
- a CDS encoding 50S ribosomal protein L19 — protein sequence MVEAKANPNIAPIKPGATVKVYYHIKEGDKERTQTFQGMVIRVRRGTTGASFTVRQVLYGIGVERTFFFNSPHLEKVELVQQSRVRRAKLYYVRGLSARASRTKLKTKI from the coding sequence CTGGTGGAGGCTAAAGCAAATCCAAATATTGCACCAATCAAACCTGGCGCTACGGTAAAGGTGTATTACCACATAAAGGAAGGCGACAAAGAGCGCACCCAGACATTTCAGGGGATGGTTATTCGGGTGAGAAGAGGTACTACTGGTGCCAGCTTCACAGTGAGGCAGGTTCTGTATGGCATTGGAGTGGAGCGCACCTTCTTCTTCAATTCCCCCCACCTGGAGAAGGTGGAACTGGTGCAACAATCGCGGGTGCGTCGCGCCAAGCTATACTACGTGCGTGGTCTTAGTGCCAGGGCTAGCCGCACCAAGCTGAAGACAAAAATCTAA
- a CDS encoding MogA/MoaB family molybdenum cofactor biosynthesis protein: MFTAGILTVSDSGSRGERRDTGSLTIRECLASLGIQWEKYDIVPDERQAISDKLKEWADEGLDVIFTTGGTGLSPRDVTPEATLAVVDRVVPGFGEAMRTEGLKKTPLAILSRAVAGTRKCTLIINLPGSPKAVAECLEAILPALPHAIETLRGEARECARK, from the coding sequence ATGTTTACCGCCGGAATTCTCACTGTCAGCGACTCAGGGTCCAGAGGAGAGCGCCGGGACACAGGCAGCCTGACCATTCGGGAATGCCTGGCCTCTCTTGGCATCCAGTGGGAGAAATATGACATTGTCCCTGACGAAAGGCAGGCTATTTCAGATAAGCTGAAAGAGTGGGCCGACGAGGGCCTGGATGTGATCTTTACTACTGGAGGCACTGGCTTATCCCCCAGAGATGTCACGCCCGAGGCTACCCTGGCCGTGGTGGACAGGGTGGTTCCGGGCTTTGGTGAGGCCATGCGGACGGAGGGTCTGAAGAAGACTCCTCTGGCTATTCTGAGCCGGGCCGTAGCTGGCACTCGTAAGTGTACTTTGATTATCAATCTACCCGGCAGTCCTAAAGCGGTAGCAGAATGCCTGGAGGCCATTTTGCCCGCTCTTCCCCATGCGATAGAGACCCTGCGGGGAGAAGCCAGAGAATGTGCCCGAAAGTAG
- the trmD gene encoding tRNA (guanosine(37)-N1)-methyltransferase TrmD, which produces MRVDILSLFPQMFDGPFSQSIIKRAADRGLISIFIHNIRDFTHDKHRTVDDYPYGGGSGMVLKPEPLFEAVEWIKGEIHNDSALVILLTPQGRLFCHKIAQELSTQPNLIIICGHYEGVDDRVREHLATDEISIGEYVLSGGELAAMVVVDAVARLLPGVLGSEESTRDDSYANDLLEYPQYTRPPVYRGWEVPAVLLSGNHQEVARWRREQAIKRTLERRPGLLSKTAVPEEIR; this is translated from the coding sequence ATGCGCGTTGATATTTTGAGTCTTTTCCCACAGATGTTTGATGGCCCCTTTAGCCAGAGCATCATCAAGAGGGCGGCTGACCGTGGCCTGATAAGCATCTTCATCCACAATATACGGGATTTCACCCACGACAAGCATCGCACTGTAGATGATTATCCCTACGGAGGGGGCAGTGGCATGGTGCTCAAGCCGGAGCCGCTCTTCGAAGCCGTGGAATGGATAAAAGGGGAAATCCATAACGACTCTGCGCTGGTCATCCTGCTTACGCCACAGGGCCGGCTATTCTGCCATAAGATCGCCCAGGAGTTATCAACACAGCCAAACCTCATCATCATCTGCGGCCACTATGAGGGAGTGGACGATAGGGTGAGAGAACATCTGGCTACTGATGAGATCAGTATAGGTGAATACGTCCTCAGCGGCGGTGAACTGGCAGCCATGGTGGTGGTGGATGCCGTGGCCAGGCTGTTGCCTGGCGTCTTGGGCTCAGAGGAATCCACCAGGGATGATTCCTATGCCAATGATCTGCTGGAGTATCCCCAGTACACCCGGCCGCCGGTCTACAGGGGTTGGGAGGTGCCGGCGGTCTTGCTGTCTGGAAACCACCAGGAAGTTGCCCGCTGGCGGAGAGAGCAGGCTATCAAGCGTACCCTGGAACGCCGTCCTGGCCTTTTGAGCAAGACTGCTGTGCCGGAAGAGATACGGTAA
- a CDS encoding NAD(P)/FAD-dependent oxidoreductase translates to MLKKYDVIIVGGGPAGLFAALELSQVAGIKVLLLEKGKSLDSRECPVRDTRNRCHICSPCNMVGGLGGAGAFSDGKMTLSPQVGGRLKDYLGTRKACDLIRYVDEVYLRFGATDTIYGLGDRVGELSRKATLAELHLVPVPVRHLGTEHCRAILRAMQNFLSTRADIQLEKAAATVLVQDSEVKGIETEDGEQVQCSYLILAPGREGTDWLVQEANRLKLTLYNNPVDVGLRVEVPAVVMEELTDVLYEPKLEFFTRTFDDRVRTFCVCPGGEVTVESTGGSDPVITVNGHSYAHYKTSNTNFALLVSTSFTQPFREPIAYGKYLARLANLLADGVLVQRLGDLLEGRRSTPERIERGAIQPTLKKATPGDLSFVMPYRHLKGIIEMLQAMDKLCPGVASRHTLLYGVEVKFYSSRLDLSENMETQISNMFAVGDGAGVSRGLIQASASGVVAARAILKRIGAPITVSAADQNLE, encoded by the coding sequence GTGCTGAAGAAATACGATGTCATAATTGTTGGGGGTGGGCCGGCGGGGCTATTTGCGGCGCTGGAGCTATCCCAGGTGGCGGGGATTAAGGTCCTCCTGCTGGAGAAAGGCAAAAGCCTGGACAGCCGTGAGTGCCCGGTGCGGGACACGAGGAACCGATGTCATATCTGCTCGCCCTGCAATATGGTGGGAGGCCTGGGCGGGGCGGGCGCTTTCAGCGATGGCAAAATGACCCTTTCTCCCCAGGTTGGGGGCCGTCTGAAGGATTACCTGGGCACCAGAAAAGCCTGCGACCTTATCAGGTATGTGGATGAAGTCTATCTCCGTTTTGGAGCCACAGACACGATTTATGGCCTGGGTGACAGAGTGGGCGAGCTGTCTCGCAAGGCCACCCTGGCCGAGCTGCATCTTGTTCCGGTGCCCGTTCGCCACCTGGGTACGGAGCACTGCCGGGCCATTCTTAGGGCGATGCAGAACTTTCTCTCTACCAGGGCCGATATTCAATTAGAGAAAGCAGCAGCCACCGTTCTGGTGCAGGATAGTGAAGTCAAAGGGATCGAGACTGAGGACGGCGAGCAAGTGCAGTGTAGCTATCTCATTCTAGCCCCGGGCAGAGAAGGGACAGACTGGCTGGTTCAAGAAGCCAACCGGTTGAAGCTAACCCTGTATAACAATCCGGTGGATGTTGGCCTCCGGGTGGAGGTGCCCGCAGTGGTAATGGAGGAGCTAACGGATGTGCTGTACGAGCCGAAGCTGGAGTTTTTCACCAGGACCTTCGATGATCGAGTGAGAACTTTCTGCGTCTGTCCCGGGGGAGAGGTAACCGTGGAATCGACTGGCGGGAGCGACCCAGTGATCACCGTAAATGGGCATAGTTATGCTCACTACAAGACGAGCAATACCAACTTTGCCCTCCTGGTAAGCACCTCGTTTACCCAGCCATTCCGCGAGCCTATAGCCTACGGGAAATATCTGGCTCGCCTGGCCAACCTTCTTGCTGATGGTGTCCTGGTGCAGCGTCTTGGCGATCTTCTGGAAGGGCGGCGTTCTACCCCAGAGCGTATTGAACGTGGAGCGATTCAGCCCACCTTGAAAAAGGCAACCCCAGGGGACCTCAGCTTTGTCATGCCTTACCGTCACCTCAAAGGCATAATAGAGATGCTGCAAGCCATGGACAAGCTTTGTCCTGGAGTTGCCTCACGTCACACCTTGCTTTACGGGGTCGAGGTGAAGTTCTACTCCAGCCGGCTTGATCTCAGCGAAAACATGGAGACCCAAATATCGAATATGTTTGCCGTAGGGGATGGGGCTGGGGTCAGTCGCGGCCTTATACAGGCGTCAGCTTCTGGCGTGGTGGCCGCTCGGGCCATATTGAAAAGGATAGGAGCACCCATAACTGTCTCGGCTGCAGATCAGAACCTCGAGTGA